From a single Fulvivirga ulvae genomic region:
- a CDS encoding diacylglycerol/lipid kinase family protein produces MESKKKILFIVNPKSGTRDKRNIPMLLEKYLDSDKFVYETIFTCYAGEASKISETNRNKFDIIVAIGGDGTINEVAGPLTNSNTVLGIIPCGSGNGLARHLKIPRNIKRAIQLLNKRCTSTIDTITLDEKTFLNVAGVGFDAHIAQLFAKTKKRGFLSYAKLAMKEIRRFISIDYQLIIDGQERLEKAPFLISIANSTQFGNNAHIAPNALIADGLMDVCVLRKVPAWYYPILIYRMFTGTLTRSKYYQTWQGKEVQIRLLSDASGKHMHIDGDPYSINSIMKLKVNPLSLKVACQASV; encoded by the coding sequence GTGGAAAGTAAAAAGAAAATACTATTTATCGTTAACCCTAAGTCTGGCACCCGGGATAAGCGAAATATTCCAATGCTGCTAGAGAAGTACCTTGACAGCGATAAGTTTGTATACGAGACTATTTTTACCTGTTACGCCGGAGAAGCTTCTAAAATAAGCGAAACAAACCGGAATAAGTTTGACATTATTGTAGCCATTGGTGGTGACGGTACCATCAATGAAGTGGCAGGTCCTTTGACCAACAGCAATACGGTTTTGGGCATTATCCCCTGCGGATCGGGCAATGGACTGGCCAGGCACCTTAAAATCCCACGTAATATAAAAAGGGCCATACAGCTTCTTAATAAAAGATGTACCTCCACCATTGATACGATTACACTGGATGAGAAGACTTTTCTTAATGTAGCAGGGGTTGGTTTCGATGCGCATATTGCCCAGCTTTTTGCAAAGACTAAAAAAAGGGGGTTTCTCTCCTATGCAAAGCTGGCCATGAAAGAAATAAGAAGGTTCATTTCTATTGATTATCAATTGATCATTGACGGACAGGAAAGGCTTGAAAAAGCTCCGTTCCTGATATCCATAGCAAACTCAACACAGTTTGGCAACAATGCTCATATCGCTCCCAATGCACTGATAGCAGACGGGCTTATGGACGTCTGTGTATTAAGAAAGGTACCTGCATGGTATTATCCGATATTGATTTACAGAATGTTCACAGGAACATTGACAAGGTCCAAGTATTATCAGACCTGGCAGGGAAAGGAAGTGCAGATAAGATTATTAAGTGATGCCAGCGGTAAACATATGCACATAGATGGAGACCCCTACTCCATAAACAGCATTATGAAACTTAAGGTAAACCCTCTTTCTTTAAAAGTAGCTTGCCAGGCCTCAGTTTAA
- a CDS encoding LTA synthase family protein, with the protein MKERVKAFFSYGLFWVIFFLMARVLFLAYNFDRTLEMSVGDVLLSILHGLRLDMSATGYFMLLPGLFIVFTTYASPKILHLLLTGYTVLLLILCSLIIIADLEMYTHWGFRLDATPLLYIGEDTPLAISGWSLFSLILLWGLLLSVSLFIYKKLTLKRIKALPAADWKTSLVMLVVTALMIAPIRGTVGVAPINTGIVYFHNSNIYANHSAINVVWNTGYALKKSDRLKYPDNFLEATKTTSYFNELYSVQGDPARLLNTAHPNVIIIVMESFTYSFIEPLGGIPGVAPNFSNLAKEGILFDHMYASGDRTDKGIVSILSGYPSQPVSSIIKYPKKTQKLPYLNQKLKEMGYHTSFTYGGNIDFANFRSYLSNARFDKITHSDDFPEELNNSKWGVHDGPVFDRFFEEVNDAKSPFFKVMLSLSSHEPFDVPMETVFEGSDDKSKFMNSAHYADRSLGKFIENAKKSNWWDNTLIVITADHGHGLPDNQGISNPKRFRIPMLWVGGALAAKDTVVHNFASQTDIANTILGQISKPDADFRFSRDVLAPANHDFAVYVYNNGFGFIDGTKLVVYDNTGNRYMEKSGVKDEKDLELGKAYMQTLYNDFNSR; encoded by the coding sequence ATGAAAGAAAGGGTTAAAGCATTTTTTAGCTATGGTTTATTCTGGGTGATATTTTTTCTAATGGCCCGCGTATTGTTTCTGGCCTACAACTTTGACAGGACGCTGGAAATGTCGGTTGGCGATGTTCTGCTTTCAATTCTTCACGGATTGCGCCTTGATATGTCTGCGACAGGGTATTTCATGTTACTCCCAGGCCTTTTTATAGTTTTCACCACGTATGCAAGCCCTAAAATACTGCATTTACTACTCACCGGATACACCGTGCTGTTGCTAATCCTGTGTTCTCTCATTATAATTGCTGACCTTGAAATGTATACTCATTGGGGTTTTCGGTTAGATGCCACTCCTTTATTATATATTGGAGAGGATACACCTTTGGCTATTAGCGGATGGTCTTTGTTTTCACTAATCCTCTTATGGGGGCTGTTATTGAGTGTTTCCCTGTTTATTTATAAAAAGCTTACGTTAAAAAGAATTAAAGCCCTACCTGCAGCTGACTGGAAGACAAGTCTTGTAATGCTGGTGGTTACAGCGCTGATGATAGCCCCTATTCGCGGCACTGTAGGAGTTGCACCCATAAATACGGGCATTGTATATTTTCACAACTCTAACATATATGCTAATCATTCTGCCATCAACGTCGTCTGGAATACAGGTTATGCTTTAAAGAAATCTGACAGATTAAAGTATCCTGATAACTTTCTTGAGGCTACCAAAACTACAAGTTACTTCAATGAGCTCTATTCCGTGCAGGGTGATCCGGCCAGATTACTGAACACGGCACATCCTAACGTGATAATCATTGTTATGGAGAGCTTTACTTATAGCTTTATTGAACCACTGGGAGGAATACCGGGTGTAGCACCTAACTTCAGCAACCTGGCTAAGGAGGGCATATTGTTTGACCATATGTATGCATCAGGGGACAGAACAGACAAAGGTATAGTTTCAATACTAAGCGGCTACCCTTCTCAGCCGGTATCATCAATCATCAAGTACCCTAAAAAGACCCAAAAACTGCCTTACCTTAACCAAAAACTAAAGGAGATGGGCTATCATACCTCTTTTACCTATGGTGGTAATATTGACTTTGCTAATTTCAGGTCGTATCTCAGTAATGCCAGGTTTGATAAAATTACGCATAGCGATGATTTCCCTGAAGAACTGAATAATTCAAAATGGGGTGTACATGACGGGCCTGTTTTTGATCGGTTTTTCGAAGAAGTAAACGATGCAAAATCACCGTTTTTTAAGGTAATGCTTTCGCTGAGTAGCCACGAACCCTTTGATGTACCTATGGAAACTGTTTTTGAGGGCAGTGATGATAAGTCGAAGTTTATGAATTCCGCTCATTATGCAGACAGATCATTAGGAAAGTTCATTGAGAATGCCAAAAAGAGCAACTGGTGGGATAATACCTTAATTGTTATCACAGCTGACCATGGCCACGGCCTGCCCGATAACCAGGGTATTTCTAATCCTAAAAGATTCAGAATACCCATGCTTTGGGTAGGGGGCGCTTTAGCAGCAAAGGATACTGTAGTGCATAATTTTGCCAGCCAGACGGATATAGCCAACACCATTCTGGGGCAAATATCCAAACCTGATGCTGACTTCAGGTTTAGCAGAGATGTACTAGCTCCGGCTAACCATGATTTTGCTGTTTATGTTTACAATAATGGTTTTGGGTTTATTGACGGCACCAAATTGGTGGTCTATGATAATACAGGCAACAGATATATGGAAAAATCCGGCGTCAAGGATGAAAAAGACCTGGAGCTTGGCAAAGCATACATGCAAACCTTGTATAACGATTTTAATAGTAGATAA
- a CDS encoding CDP-alcohol phosphatidyltransferase family protein, with amino-acid sequence MKNYTYRQNNRSLLSQRFATILKPVGSAVPAKLPANYLSILSHISVYIGLYISYANNQLGDSQFILIPILLLIHLVTDKLDGIQARATKTESALGEFLDHYFEIFNQGVLVLIIWNVFTIQHEWVILLILVVLVLLKMTRFYEQYKANILVKGVFGAFELKVLLLLALLLCNNKIVFNTINTFEIYEYLFIEWVLLLIVTGGIVSCILTIIRVPHLTYGYWMFIIFLLLVSGLSFYSLESLLAGVIILFYGGVYIGKLLMAQLVDGVERSPGLFAPIILSLSFFTEYLQATDIFFILFIYLLVNILLLIIQTFRALKAEWYWVNPDLPETTKN; translated from the coding sequence ATGAAAAATTATACCTACCGCCAAAACAACAGGTCGCTCTTATCTCAGAGGTTTGCAACTATACTCAAGCCTGTAGGCAGTGCTGTTCCTGCAAAACTTCCAGCCAATTACCTGAGCATCTTGTCGCATATTTCAGTTTATATTGGCCTATACATCTCCTACGCAAACAACCAGCTGGGGGATTCACAATTTATTCTCATTCCAATTTTATTGCTTATTCATCTGGTTACAGATAAACTTGATGGCATCCAGGCAAGAGCCACAAAGACTGAGTCAGCTCTTGGAGAGTTTCTGGATCATTATTTCGAGATATTTAACCAGGGAGTGCTGGTGTTGATTATCTGGAATGTTTTCACTATTCAGCATGAATGGGTGATTTTATTGATTTTGGTTGTGCTCGTACTATTAAAAATGACCAGGTTTTACGAACAGTATAAAGCCAACATTTTAGTAAAGGGAGTTTTTGGGGCCTTTGAGTTGAAAGTGCTATTGTTGCTTGCCTTGTTGTTATGTAACAATAAAATCGTATTTAATACGATTAATACCTTTGAAATTTATGAGTACTTATTTATAGAGTGGGTGTTATTGCTTATTGTAACCGGAGGAATAGTCAGCTGCATTCTTACAATTATCAGGGTCCCGCATCTTACATACGGGTACTGGATGTTTATAATTTTTTTACTTTTAGTGTCCGGCTTGAGCTTTTACAGTTTGGAATCGCTGTTGGCAGGTGTAATTATCCTTTTTTATGGAGGGGTTTACATTGGTAAGTTGCTTATGGCACAGCTAGTTGATGGTGTGGAGCGGAGTCCCGGGTTATTTGCACCAATCATTTTATCGCTTAGTTTCTTCACAGAATACCTTCAGGCTACAGATATATTTTTTATTCTGTTTATTTATTTGCTGGTTAATATATTGCTCCTGATTATCCAAACCTTTCGTGCACTTAAGGCCGAATGGTACTGGGTTAACCCCGACCTGCCAGAAACGACAAAAAACTGA
- a CDS encoding S8 family serine peptidase, with product MYKTLYTFICFLVSLTSYSQQAPSEKWHKFIKPETEAGQAYHHFYLVSTDDAKNTLYNRGNIKIARKLDSHHYIIYFDSKQPYTTIRNTFRFARAVNHLWKLSPNLILTEKQSNSTREEDFLIKVTALDQCKKILRKSNSVKILHEYAPGNTLIIRTSLKYITEELLPATHVLYISRHVAVPKEESLVLDLNLNVNKVNLLHHKFPDLNGMGYNISIKEQRFDETDIDFKGRVLPSLFSSETTSRHASEMATIVAGAGNTSFNSRGVAWGANLSSSNFMNLFPDDISYFEGSDIYIQNHAYGTGIENFYGGYAAAYDEHTHSYPTQLHIFSAGNNGAGTDTVGTYSGVEGYANLTGNFKMAKNILTVSAVDTLHNTDPFVSKGPAYDGRVKPELAAYSTVGSSSSAALVSGLSIVLQQAYQLKNAELPDATLLKGILMNSADDMGPEGVDFLSGYGSINAKRALQTINADRFITGSVNDGQTETLTINIPSNAINLKVMLVWNDPAATVNAGTALVNDLDLTLKHQGSGDSWMPWVLNSYPHKDSLKQLPVRKPDHLNNAEQITLDLPEPGSYEIAISGFDIVDGPQKFFVVYQWDETDAFQWTFPVGNSNMPYNGERVSFFRWESTFDGQSGILEYSLDKGSTWLPIADNVDLSKQYYSWDSPDVYSTALARMTVGAEEFVSDTFTISRPLKVSVGFNCPDSVMFLWNNLENTSAYTLYTVGEKYLEPLLEVTDTSVILDKGDYPYTLYTIAPTLGQGKSGLRNLTFDYSFQGVDCYLSSFFALENTPLGQVVLTLSLGTNYQVKRVVFEREQNSTFTPVVTVNSPSSNIIEGLDTEPFQGLNHYRARVIFEGGAEIMTETVTVYFLTKRPVMIFPNPADRSQGELSVFTRDFAGEKVYLRLLNSNGQEVLNYELLSEREVLPISHLKPGLYLYTLISAGVEHSGKIVIK from the coding sequence ATGTACAAAACTCTTTATACTTTTATATGTTTTTTAGTTTCGCTGACATCCTATTCTCAACAAGCCCCATCCGAAAAATGGCACAAATTCATTAAACCGGAAACTGAAGCAGGCCAGGCTTATCACCACTTTTACCTTGTAAGTACTGACGACGCTAAAAATACCTTATATAATAGGGGGAATATTAAAATCGCCAGAAAGCTGGACAGCCATCATTACATCATCTATTTTGATTCGAAACAACCATACACAACCATAAGAAACACCTTCAGATTCGCACGAGCTGTTAACCATTTATGGAAGCTATCGCCAAATCTTATATTAACCGAGAAACAATCAAATTCGACTCGGGAGGAAGATTTTCTTATTAAAGTTACAGCCCTGGACCAATGTAAGAAAATTCTCCGGAAATCAAATTCAGTCAAGATCCTGCACGAATACGCACCTGGCAATACATTGATCATTCGTACATCCTTAAAGTATATAACTGAGGAGTTGCTCCCCGCCACCCATGTGCTCTATATTTCACGACATGTGGCTGTTCCAAAAGAAGAAAGTCTTGTACTTGATCTTAACCTTAACGTTAACAAAGTAAACCTCTTACACCACAAATTCCCCGACCTAAACGGTATGGGATATAACATTTCTATTAAGGAACAAAGGTTTGACGAAACGGATATCGACTTTAAAGGAAGAGTACTGCCATCGCTATTTAGTAGTGAAACTACCTCACGTCATGCATCTGAAATGGCAACTATTGTGGCTGGCGCCGGCAATACTTCTTTTAACAGCAGGGGTGTTGCCTGGGGCGCTAATTTATCATCTTCAAACTTCATGAATTTATTCCCTGATGATATCTCATATTTTGAGGGGTCTGATATTTACATTCAAAACCACGCTTATGGCACAGGCATAGAAAACTTTTATGGTGGCTATGCCGCGGCTTATGATGAGCATACGCACTCCTATCCCACGCAGTTGCATATTTTCTCTGCCGGAAATAACGGAGCCGGAACAGATACGGTAGGAACCTACAGTGGCGTAGAGGGCTATGCCAATCTTACAGGCAACTTTAAAATGGCAAAAAACATACTGACGGTAAGCGCAGTAGATACATTGCATAACACTGATCCTTTTGTATCGAAAGGTCCGGCGTATGACGGTAGGGTTAAGCCTGAGTTGGCAGCATATAGCACTGTAGGATCATCATCGTCGGCAGCTCTGGTGTCCGGTCTGTCCATTGTTTTGCAACAGGCTTATCAACTCAAAAATGCCGAACTACCCGATGCCACTTTGCTCAAAGGCATACTCATGAATTCCGCTGATGACATGGGTCCCGAAGGTGTCGATTTTCTATCAGGATATGGTAGTATTAATGCAAAGCGTGCCCTTCAAACTATTAATGCCGACCGTTTTATTACCGGAAGCGTAAATGACGGCCAGACTGAAACACTCACCATAAATATACCCTCAAATGCTATAAACCTAAAGGTAATGCTGGTCTGGAATGATCCAGCTGCAACTGTCAATGCCGGTACAGCACTAGTCAACGATCTGGACCTGACCCTTAAACATCAGGGCAGTGGTGACAGCTGGATGCCCTGGGTACTGAACAGCTACCCTCACAAAGATTCTTTAAAGCAGCTACCCGTCCGTAAGCCGGATCATCTAAATAATGCGGAACAAATAACACTGGACTTACCAGAGCCGGGCAGCTATGAAATAGCTATCAGCGGATTTGACATTGTAGATGGGCCACAAAAGTTTTTTGTAGTGTACCAATGGGACGAAACGGATGCTTTTCAGTGGACATTTCCTGTCGGCAATAGTAATATGCCCTATAATGGTGAACGGGTTTCATTTTTCAGATGGGAAAGCACCTTTGACGGACAGTCTGGCATTCTGGAATACTCACTGGACAAGGGTTCAACCTGGTTACCCATTGCCGACAATGTTGATCTTAGTAAGCAATATTATAGCTGGGATTCTCCCGACGTTTACTCCACTGCATTGGCAAGAATGACGGTTGGTGCAGAAGAGTTTGTCAGTGATACTTTTACTATTTCCAGACCACTTAAGGTATCAGTTGGGTTCAATTGTCCTGATTCTGTGATGTTTCTATGGAATAACCTAGAGAACACCTCTGCATATACACTTTATACTGTTGGAGAAAAATACCTTGAGCCACTTTTGGAAGTAACTGATACTTCCGTGATTTTGGACAAAGGCGATTATCCATACACCTTATATACCATAGCACCAACTTTGGGTCAGGGTAAATCAGGCCTCCGTAACCTTACCTTCGACTACTCATTTCAAGGTGTGGACTGTTACTTGTCAAGCTTCTTCGCACTTGAAAACACTCCTTTGGGTCAGGTAGTACTTACACTTTCGCTGGGCACCAATTATCAGGTGAAAAGAGTAGTTTTTGAGCGAGAGCAAAACAGCACATTCACACCAGTGGTCACGGTAAATAGTCCTTCATCTAATATTATTGAGGGACTGGATACAGAACCTTTCCAGGGACTCAACCATTACAGGGCGAGGGTGATCTTTGAAGGAGGCGCCGAGATCATGACGGAGACGGTTACGGTATATTTCCTGACCAAGCGGCCGGTTATGATATTCCCTAACCCTGCAGATAGATCTCAGGGTGAATTGAGTGTATTTACCCGTGATTTTGCAGGTGAAAAGGTTTACCTCCGACTTCTTAATTCCAATGGACAGGAGGTGTTGAATTATGAGTTGCTATCCGAAAGGGAAGTATTACCTATATCTCATTTAAAGCCGGGATTATACCTTTACACCCTGATCAGTGCAGGAGTTGAGCATTCAGGAAAGATCGTGATCAAGTGA
- a CDS encoding alkene reductase: protein MNNSQLFSSYQLGSITLKNRVVMAPMTRSRAVKDNAPAELTALYYAQRAGAGLIITEGTAPSPNGLGYPRIPGIFNKVQIEGWKLVTDAVHKEGAKIFVQLMHTGRVGHQLNLPEGAEVVSPTAKPVSGEMYTDSQGALTHTTPRKMTKEDIEQAVEEFARAAKNSIQAGFDGVEIHGANGYLIEQFINPNINDRDDEYGGSVENRARFVLEVAEAIVKAIGKERVGIRLSPYGVFNDAGAFADIDETFEYLTKQLSDLGLVYLHIVDHTALGAPEVPATIKQKIRDTFKGTYILSGGYDKERAIEDLEAGKGDLVAFGRPFIANPDFVERMLTGAELSVADHNTFYTPGKEGYVDYPMLNGELLELKK, encoded by the coding sequence ATGAATAACTCACAATTATTTTCATCTTATCAATTAGGAAGTATCACTTTGAAAAACAGGGTGGTTATGGCTCCTATGACGCGTTCACGCGCAGTAAAGGATAATGCCCCTGCTGAATTAACAGCACTTTATTATGCTCAGAGGGCCGGAGCGGGTTTAATCATTACTGAGGGGACCGCTCCTTCTCCCAACGGACTTGGGTACCCAAGAATACCCGGGATCTTCAACAAAGTTCAGATAGAAGGGTGGAAGCTGGTGACTGATGCCGTGCACAAAGAGGGAGCAAAGATATTTGTTCAGCTCATGCACACGGGCAGAGTTGGTCATCAATTGAACTTACCTGAAGGTGCCGAAGTGGTAAGCCCAACAGCTAAACCTGTTTCGGGTGAAATGTATACCGACTCTCAGGGGGCATTGACACATACTACTCCACGAAAAATGACTAAGGAAGATATTGAACAGGCGGTGGAGGAATTTGCCAGAGCTGCAAAAAATTCAATTCAAGCGGGGTTTGATGGTGTTGAGATCCACGGTGCCAACGGTTATCTTATCGAGCAATTTATTAATCCGAACATCAATGATCGTGATGATGAGTATGGAGGTTCCGTAGAGAACAGGGCACGATTTGTACTGGAAGTGGCAGAGGCCATTGTAAAAGCAATAGGGAAGGAAAGAGTTGGTATCAGACTGTCACCTTATGGTGTGTTTAATGATGCGGGAGCATTTGCAGATATAGATGAAACTTTTGAATACCTGACGAAGCAGTTGAGTGATTTAGGATTGGTTTATCTGCATATTGTTGATCATACGGCGTTGGGTGCACCAGAAGTACCTGCCACTATAAAACAAAAAATCAGGGACACTTTCAAAGGTACCTATATTTTGAGTGGAGGATATGACAAAGAGCGTGCTATCGAAGATTTGGAAGCAGGAAAAGGTGATTTGGTAGCTTTTGGCAGGCCATTTATCGCAAACCCCGATTTTGTAGAACGGATGTTGACAGGTGCAGAGTTGAGCGTAGCAGATCACAATACGTTTTATACTCCCGGTAAGGAAGGATATGTAGATTATCCTATGCTAAATGGTGAACTCCTTGAACTTAAGAAATGA
- a CDS encoding nuclear transport factor 2 family protein, which produces MSTNVALVKELYKHFANKDNESVRALFHANIVWVQMKGFPNGGRFVGPDEVFHNVFQNFRDNWVEWRTEIDEYLEHENSVLVTGRYEGTYGATGKAVSAEFVHRYQLNGGKVAKFTQYTDTLLIYQAMQN; this is translated from the coding sequence ATGAGCACAAATGTTGCATTGGTAAAAGAGCTTTATAAGCATTTTGCCAATAAGGATAATGAGTCGGTCAGAGCTCTGTTTCATGCTAATATTGTATGGGTACAAATGAAGGGTTTTCCCAATGGTGGCAGGTTTGTCGGGCCGGATGAAGTCTTTCATAATGTATTTCAAAATTTCAGAGATAACTGGGTGGAATGGAGAACAGAAATCGACGAATATCTTGAACATGAAAACTCTGTGTTGGTCACGGGCCGCTATGAAGGTACCTATGGTGCAACGGGCAAGGCTGTATCTGCTGAATTTGTACATCGATATCAGCTAAATGGCGGCAAGGTTGCAAAATTTACCCAATACACTGACACTTTGTTAATTTACCAGGCAATGCAGAACTGA
- a CDS encoding glutamine synthetase III family protein yields MAHLRFKALDLANNRTRTKVEVSGKISDFFGQDVFGLREMQSLLAPEIYKRVKKAIDGGTKVDAETADAVASAAKSWALTKGATHYTHWFQPLTGSTAEKHDTFFDASTGIEKFKGSALVQQEPDASSFPSGGIRSTFEARGYTAWDPSSPMFIYGVTLCIPTVFVSYNGEALDYKTPLLKAVEAVDRAATNVCQLFDKKVTRVKASLGCEQEYFVIDKALYAARPDLVMGGRSVFGHNPARGQQLDDHYFGSIPPRIYDFMKAFEIEALKLGIPVSTRHNEVAPSQFEVAPLFEDINIASDHNQLLMDVMSKVAERHRLKVLFHEKPFAGLNGTGKHNNWSLITNTGVNLFQPSSSARENLLFLIFFVNTIKAVYEHADLLRASVASAGNDHRLGANEAPPAIMSVFIGSQLTAVLDELEKKGNVKVGKGENMYMKLGIDKIPPIIQDNTDRNRTSPFAFTGNKFEFRAVGGNDNSASSMTVLNAIVADQLTDFYESVQKEIKKGTEKRMAIVAILRKYIKESKAIRFEGDGYSDEWVKEAEKRGLSNTQDTPRALDAYLTEKSRKVFNRHAILTDRELEARNEIRWESYIMKIQIESRVMGDLALNHIVPTAIAYQNKLIQNANGLKGLNIPNKGVIKTIESISGYIDTIQTEVHNMIEERKRLNKVEDLREKAIGYCDDVKMKYFDKIRYAVDKLEMLIDDEDWPLVKYREMLFLR; encoded by the coding sequence ATGGCACACTTACGCTTCAAAGCACTTGATCTGGCGAATAACAGAACCAGAACTAAAGTAGAAGTATCAGGGAAAATTTCAGATTTCTTTGGTCAGGATGTTTTTGGTTTACGCGAAATGCAGAGTCTCCTAGCCCCCGAGATTTATAAAAGGGTAAAAAAGGCTATTGATGGGGGAACTAAAGTAGATGCTGAAACCGCGGATGCGGTAGCTTCTGCAGCCAAATCCTGGGCATTAACAAAAGGGGCGACCCATTATACCCACTGGTTCCAGCCGCTTACAGGTTCTACAGCCGAAAAACATGATACCTTTTTTGATGCATCTACAGGGATAGAAAAGTTCAAAGGTTCCGCATTGGTTCAGCAAGAGCCGGATGCTTCATCATTTCCCAGTGGAGGTATAAGAAGTACTTTCGAAGCGAGAGGATATACAGCCTGGGACCCCAGTTCGCCCATGTTTATTTATGGAGTTACACTTTGTATCCCCACTGTGTTTGTTTCATACAATGGAGAGGCTCTGGACTATAAAACTCCTCTTCTTAAAGCAGTAGAAGCTGTAGATAGAGCAGCTACAAATGTTTGCCAGCTATTTGACAAGAAAGTTACGAGAGTAAAAGCTTCATTGGGTTGCGAACAGGAATATTTTGTAATTGACAAGGCCCTATATGCGGCCCGTCCTGACCTCGTAATGGGAGGTAGATCAGTATTCGGACATAACCCTGCACGTGGCCAGCAGCTTGATGACCATTATTTCGGATCAATTCCTCCGAGGATATATGACTTTATGAAAGCTTTTGAAATTGAAGCTTTGAAATTGGGTATACCAGTTAGTACACGACACAACGAAGTTGCTCCAAGTCAGTTTGAAGTAGCACCATTGTTTGAAGATATCAATATAGCCTCTGATCACAACCAGCTGCTGATGGATGTGATGTCAAAAGTGGCAGAGAGACACCGTCTTAAGGTACTGTTTCACGAAAAGCCTTTCGCCGGTCTAAATGGTACCGGAAAGCACAATAACTGGTCACTGATCACCAATACTGGTGTCAACTTATTCCAGCCAAGCTCCAGCGCCAGGGAAAATCTGCTATTCCTGATTTTCTTTGTCAATACCATTAAAGCTGTTTACGAGCATGCAGACCTTTTAAGGGCCAGCGTGGCTTCGGCAGGCAATGACCATCGTCTTGGTGCAAACGAAGCACCTCCGGCTATCATGTCCGTATTCATAGGCTCTCAGTTGACCGCCGTGCTGGACGAATTGGAGAAGAAAGGAAATGTGAAGGTTGGAAAAGGTGAAAACATGTATATGAAACTTGGTATCGATAAAATCCCACCGATCATCCAGGACAATACCGACAGAAACAGGACTTCTCCTTTCGCTTTTACAGGTAATAAATTTGAATTCAGAGCTGTAGGAGGTAATGATAACTCTGCATCTTCTATGACCGTACTGAATGCTATCGTAGCTGATCAGTTGACAGATTTCTATGAGTCAGTGCAGAAAGAGATTAAAAAAGGTACTGAAAAGAGGATGGCTATTGTTGCTATACTCAGAAAGTACATCAAAGAATCTAAAGCTATACGATTCGAAGGCGACGGGTACTCTGATGAATGGGTAAAGGAAGCTGAGAAAAGAGGGCTATCTAATACGCAGGATACACCAAGAGCACTGGATGCTTACCTGACTGAAAAATCACGCAAAGTATTTAACAGACATGCTATTCTTACTGACAGGGAGCTTGAAGCCAGAAACGAGATCCGCTGGGAGAGCTACATCATGAAAATACAGATTGAATCGCGGGTAATGGGCGACCTTGCTCTTAACCATATCGTTCCTACGGCAATTGCATATCAAAACAAGCTCATCCAGAATGCCAACGGGCTGAAAGGTTTGAATATTCCTAACAAAGGTGTGATCAAAACTATTGAAAGCATCTCCGGATATATTGATACCATTCAGACTGAGGTTCATAACATGATCGAAGAGCGCAAACGCCTCAATAAAGTGGAAGACCTGAGAGAGAAGGCTATAGGATACTGCGATGACGTAAAAATGAAATATTTTGATAAAATCCGTTATGCAGTGGATAAGCTTGAAATGCTGATTGACGATGAGGATTGGCCTCTCGTTAAATACAGAGAAATGCTATTCCTTAGATAG
- a CDS encoding C40 family peptidase encodes MELIKAIIKDKLFYVVLAVILVVSSAMDFNRNHNADLLQAYYEPVEALDTLDTEEDEDKHELVMTLRDSLVQYALALQGRPYKYAGKGPNVFDCSGFTCYVYKNFNVLLPASSSLQSKYGVETVTEEVKKGDLLIFKSPTPGVNSVGHVGMVVSNDGGKINFIHSSTRRGVVIDSLSHKHYKARYLGARRILTD; translated from the coding sequence ATGGAATTGATAAAGGCAATAATAAAAGATAAGTTGTTCTATGTGGTTTTAGCCGTTATTCTGGTGGTAAGCAGCGCTATGGATTTTAATAGAAATCATAATGCTGACCTTCTGCAGGCATATTATGAACCTGTTGAAGCTTTAGATACACTGGATACGGAAGAAGATGAAGACAAACACGAGCTTGTAATGACCTTAAGGGATAGCCTGGTGCAGTATGCTCTGGCTTTGCAGGGGCGTCCTTACAAATATGCGGGCAAAGGGCCTAATGTATTTGATTGCTCAGGCTTCACCTGTTATGTCTATAAAAATTTTAATGTACTGCTTCCCGCATCATCATCTCTTCAGTCAAAGTATGGAGTTGAGACAGTTACTGAGGAAGTGAAAAAAGGCGACTTGCTTATATTTAAAAGTCCGACTCCGGGCGTTAATAGTGTGGGGCATGTGGGCATGGTTGTATCCAATGACGGAGGAAAGATCAACTTCATTCACAGCTCTACAAGACGAGGTGTGGTTATAGACAGTTTGAGCCACAAACATTATAAAGCGCGCTATTTGGGCGCTCGCAGGATATTGACTGATTAA